In Acidaminococcales bacterium, a single genomic region encodes these proteins:
- the panC gene encoding pantoate--beta-alanine ligase, with translation MSMLLLKTVQEARAACREAKSRGGGVGLVPTMGALHAGHASLIEAAARENDFVVVSVFVNPTQFAPTEDLDAYPRSLDKDCALAEQMGAQAVFAPTAAQMYPGGEGVWVKVAGRLTEILCGRSRPAHFRGVTTVVAKLFNIIAPDRAYFGQKDGQQAQVIRRMAEELFVPTEIKIMPIVREADGLALSSRNVYLSGREREAALVLSRSLRAVREKIEKGERDPAAALSFLNGLIAAEPLARLEYAEIYSFPALEEFAGEMSGEVFIALAAKIGQTRLIDNIVVAAGPY, from the coding sequence ATGAGCATGCTTCTTTTGAAAACCGTCCAGGAAGCGCGCGCCGCTTGCCGGGAAGCGAAAAGCCGCGGCGGCGGCGTCGGCCTGGTGCCGACAATGGGCGCGCTGCACGCCGGGCACGCTTCGCTTATCGAGGCGGCCGCCCGGGAAAACGATTTTGTGGTTGTAAGCGTTTTTGTCAATCCCACTCAATTCGCGCCCACCGAAGACTTGGACGCCTATCCCCGCTCTTTGGACAAAGACTGCGCCTTGGCGGAACAGATGGGCGCCCAAGCCGTTTTCGCCCCCACCGCCGCTCAGATGTATCCCGGCGGCGAAGGCGTCTGGGTTAAAGTCGCCGGCCGCCTGACCGAGATTTTGTGCGGGCGGTCGCGCCCGGCGCATTTTCGCGGCGTAACGACGGTAGTGGCGAAACTGTTTAACATCATCGCGCCCGACCGAGCTTACTTCGGGCAAAAAGACGGACAGCAGGCGCAGGTAATCCGGCGCATGGCCGAAGAACTGTTTGTCCCCACGGAAATTAAAATAATGCCCATTGTCAGGGAAGCCGACGGCCTCGCGTTGAGTTCGCGCAATGTCTACCTGTCCGGCCGCGAGCGCGAGGCGGCTCTGGTCTTGTCGCGTTCCCTGCGCGCGGTCCGGGAAAAAATAGAAAAAGGGGAAAGAGACCCGGCGGCCGCGCTGTCTTTCCTTAACGGCCTGATCGCCGCCGAGCCGCTCGCGCGGCTGGAATACGCGGAAATTTATTCCTTTCCCGCCTTGGAGGAATTTGCCGGCGAAATGAGCGGCGAGGTTTTTATCGCGCTGGCGGCGAAGATCGGCCAAACCCGCCTGATCGACAACATTGTCGTTGCGGCCGGCCCGTATTGA